A segment of the Catenuloplanes nepalensis genome:
CGAGCGGCGCGGGCGGGCGTCCTCCTCCTCGTCCTCCTCGGCGGCGCGGCGGGCACGGCGCGGCCGGGTGGCGATCGCGACCTCGTCCTCCTCGTCCTCCACCTCGGCGGCGCGGCGGGCCCGGCGCGGCGCGGTGGCGGCCGCCACCTCGTCCTCCTCGTCCGCGGTCGCGGCGCGGCGGCCACGGCGGGAAACCGTCTCGTACTCGCCGGTCACGTAGGCGTCGTCGTCCTCCTCCGACGCGGCCCGGCGGGCACGGCGCGGCGCGGCGGTCTCCTCCGGCTCCTCCACGGCCCGGCGGGTCCGCCTCGGCGGCGTGGCCGCGGCCGAGATCTGTGCCTCGCCGAACTCCTCCTCGTCCTCGGTGCGGCGGGATCGGCGCGGCGCGGGCTTGGCCGGGGCCTCCGCGGCCGGCCGGCGGGTGCGGCGCGGCGCGGGCGCCTCGTCCTCGAACTCGTCGTCGAACTCCGGCTCCGGGTCCCGGCCGGCGCGCCGGACCGGGGCCGGGGCCTCGTCGTAGTCGTCCTCGGTGCGGCGGGGACGGCGGACCGGCGGGGCCTCCTCCTCTTCCACCAGTTCGGGGACGAGCGGGCGGCGGGCGGTACGCCGGGGCGCCTCGTCCTCGTAGTCGTCGACCGGTTCCGGCTCGCGCGGCGCGGGCGCGCGGCGGACCGGGCGGGTCTCGATCAGGTCCTCGTCCAGCGTGGCCGTGGCCGGTGCGCGGCGGGCCGCGGCCTGGACCAGTTCCTCCGCCTCCTCCACCACGTCGCGGGAGATCTTGTTCATGAGCTGCGTCTCCTCCAGCGCGTTCACCGGGAGCGGCGACTGGCGCTGGCGGCGCTGCTCGGCGCCGGTGTCGGAGAAGCCGCCCCAGGCCGCGCCGCGCGGCGCGCTGAGCGACTCCTCGGCGGACGGCTGGTTGCGGACCGCGCCGCGGTACATCGGGCGGTTCGAGGTCGCGCGGGCGCCGTTCGCGGCCTCCAGCGGACCGGCCTGCGCCTTGCCGGCCGCCTTCGCCGCGGACGGCACGGCCTTCGGCTGCGAGATGCGCTTGTTGTAGACGCCCGCCACCCGAACCAGCATCGCGATGACGACGCCGACCACGCAGAGGATGTACGAGACGACGACCCAGGTGGCGGCCGCGCGGCCGGCGAGCAGGCCGTGGCCGAGCGCGGGCGGCCAGGCGAGGTAGCCGATGGAGTGCACCGCGCGCCACATCCACGGCTTGCCCTTGCCGGCGAACTTGACCCGGGCGATGCCGCTCCAGAACGTGCCGACCAGGCACCATGCGGCGATGGTGCCCATGCCGACGTAGAGCGTGTTCGGGTTCATGAACGGGATGACCAGGTCGATGAACGAGGCGTGCGCCTCGAGGATCTTGACCATGACGTGCAGCAGCAGGAACGACACGGCGATGGTGCCGGTGGTGCGGTGCACGCCCTGGACGAGCACGCGGTGCCTGGGCGTGAGGATGAGCCGGTCGGTGGCGGCCAGGCCGACCATGACCGTGATCGACAGCGACACCAGCACGACCACGCCGGCGTAGAAGTCCAGGTACGCGAAGAGGTACGCGGCCGGGACGACACCCGCGTTGGTCAGCGCGCCGATGGCCCACAGCGAGGCGACGACGCCCAGGCCGATGATCAGCCAGGACATCCCGGCCGACATGCCCTTCTTCTTCTCGCCGTCGGCCGGGGCCACGGCGGGACCGGTCTCGCGGGTGGACCGTTGAACCTGCTTGCGTTTAGCCATCGCTCCTCGATCTTCTGCGTTCGCGCCACCACCGTTGCGCGCGGCCGGATCCCTGACGGTCCGCGCGTCCTTCGTACGGCCTCAGCTATGAAGTCGTTTCGCGCAACTCACGGTCATCCCTGTATTCCCATCGCCCGTTCAAAGCCCAGAACCCTGTGTGACCCAGCCCTCGCGCGGGGCTCATCCGCACGCCTGCTGTGTTCGCCACGATGTACGCACCGGTAGCCATGGAAGGATTAACGGATTCTGAGAATTTTCATGAGGCGGGAACCACATCACTCAGGGCGTTGAGCGGCGATGCGGTGGGTAATGAATGAGACAGCATGAAGCCCGCCTTACCGTCTCAGAACCGGACAAGGCGGGCTTCACCCGTGCGTGGTATGTCGTTTATCTCCCGCCGGCGACCAGACGACGGCCGACCGCGGCGATGAGCCGGTCCAGCTCGGAGCCGAACGGGTTGTCGTGCACCAGGTAGGTCCACGTGGCCGACGGGCGCACCAGGTTGGCCTGCGCCGGCTCCCAGGTGTCGGTGACCTCGTCGATCTCGGCGAACGTGTCGACCGTCCGGTCCTCGATCTCCGGCATGATCTTGCCGAACGCCGGCACCGCGGCCCGGTGGAACTCGTCCAGCGGGTCCAGCTTGCCGAGCGCGCGCAGGTGCACGCCCTCACGCACCTCGGACAGGTAGGACAGGTGCTCGGCCCAGAGCCGGTCGAGGTGGTAGAGCGCGATCGACCGGGAGATCTTGCTCAGCACCTCGTCGTCGATCTCCTCGGTCTCGTCCGGGAACTTCGACTTCAGCATGTCGGCCGCGACGTCCGTGGTGAGCAGGCGCTCGCGACGCTCGGAGAGCGCCACCCGCTGCTGCTCGATGACCACGTTGTATCGCCAGGTGTTGCGGTGGATCTCGTGGCCGACGCCCTCGGCGACGCGCTGCGCGTGCCCGACCGCGTAGTCCACCCGCTCGTCGGTGACCACGCCGGCCATGTCCATGTGCGGCGACGGCGGGATCATGTCGCCCGCGTTCCGCACGATCAGGTCGTCCTCCAGGCTGCCGTAGAAGACGGACGTGCCCGGGTCGCCCTGCCGGCCGGCGCGGCCGCGCAGCTGGTCGTCGATGCGGCCGCTGTCGAACCGGCCGGTGCCGATCATGTAGAGCCCGCCCAGCTCCGCGACCTCGTCGTGGTCGGCCTCGTCGCTGCCGCCGAGCCGGATGTCGACGCCTCGGCCGGCCATCTGGGTGGAGACCGTGACCGCGCCGCGCTTGCCGGCCTCCGCGATGATCGCGGCCTCCTCGGCGTCGTTCTTCGCGTTCAGCACGACGCACGGGACGCCGGCGGCCTCCAGCGCGGCGGCCAGACTCTCCGACTCCTTCACGTCGCGCGTGCCGATCAGCACCGGGCGGCCCGTCTCGTGGGCCTCCTGGATCTCCTTGACCAGCGCGTCCTCCTTCTCCTGCCGCGTTGCGAGGATGCGGTCGGAGAGGTCCTCGCGGATGTTCGGCTTGTGCGGCGGGATCACCGCGACCTCGAGCTTGAAGAACTCGCGGAGCTGGTCACCGACGAGCACCGCGGTGGCGGTCATGCCGCAGACCGTCGTGTAGAGCGCGATGAAGGACTGCACCGTGATGGTCTGCAGCACCTCGCCCTCGCTGGTCGCGGTCAGGCCCTCCTTGGCCTCGACCGCGGCCTGGAGACCGTCCGGCCAGCGGCGGCGCTGGGCGACCCGGCCGCGCGACTCGTCGACCAGCTCGACGGCGCCGTCCCGGACGATGTAGTCGATGTCGCGGTGCAGCAGCGCGTGCGCGTGCAGGGCCACGTTGAGCGCGGCGAGCTGGTCGAAGTTCTCGTCGGCGTAGAGGTCGATGCCGTCGAGCTTCTTCTCGATCTTCTCGGTGCCCTCGGTCGTGAACGCGACGCTGCGGCCGTCCTCGGCGATCTCGTAGTCGACGTTCCGGCGCAGGCCCTTGACCAGCGAGGCCGCGGCGTGCACCGGGTCCTGCTCGCCGGGCACGGTGCCGGCCAGCACCATCGGCACGCGGGCCTCGTCGATCAGGATCGAGTCGGCCTCGTCGACGATCGCGGTGGACAACTCGCGCTGCACCCGGTCGGCGATGTCGACGACCAGCTGGTCGCGCAGGTAGTCGAAGCCGGCCTCGGAGACGGAGACGTAGGTGACGTCGCAGCCGTAGGCCTCGCGGCGCTCCTCGGGCGTGGACGCCTCGGTGACCGAGCCGACCGTGAGGCCCAGCAGCGTCAGGATCGGGCGCATCCAGTCGGCGTCGCGGGCCGCGAGGTAGTCGTTGACGGTGAGCACGTGCACCGGGCCGCGGCCCTGGCGGACGTGGCCGTAGGCGGCGATCGCGGCGGTGAGCGTCTTGCCCTCACCGGTGGCCATCTCGGCGACCTTGCCGGAGAGCAGCGCCATCACGCCGAGCACCTGCTCGTCATACGGCCTCTGGTCCAGACCGCGGCGCGCGGCCTCGCGGCCGATCGCGCAGATCTCGACAACCTCGTCCGCCTCGCCGGCCCGCTCGGTCAGCTCGGCGTCGTCTAGCTCCTTGAGCTCCTCCTCCAGCGCCTCGACCGCGGTCAGCCGCTTCTGCAGCGGCGCGAGATCGACGGTCGTCCCTGGGCGCTGCAGGAACTTCTGGAAGCGGCTCTTCAACCGTGACGACACACCCATGGTGCGAAACGCTACTTCATCACGGCGCTGAGTGGTGAGGGGCATCGGCCAGATCCGCCCCGCTGCCGCCCCGGCCGCCCACCCCCGACCCGACCGAAGGCTCCGCCTCCGGGACCAGCAGCTGGTGCGCGGCGAGCTCCCGGTAGAGCGGACTGGAGTCCACCAGCTCCTCGTGTCGCCCGGTCGCCACCACGCGGCCGGACTCCATCACGACGATCTGGTCGGACTCGACCACGGTGGAGAGCCGGTGCGCGACCACCAGCAGCGTGCGGGTCTCGGCCGCGGCGTCGATCGCGCGGCGCAGCGCGGCCTCGTTGCGCGCGTCCAGGTTGCTGGTCGGCTCGTCCATCAGCAGGATCGGCGCGTCGGTGAGCAGCGCGCGGGCGATCGCGAGCCGCTGCCGTTCGCCGCCGGAGAGCAGCACCCCGCCCTCGCCGACCTGCGCGTCCAGGCCCGCCCCGGCGCGGGTCACGATGCCGGTGAGGTTGACCGACTCCAGCACCGCGAGCAACCGGGCGTCGTCCGTCTCCGGCGCGGCGAGCAGCAGGTTCTCCCGGATCGTGCCGGCCAGCACCGGTGCCTCCTGCTCGACGTAGCCGAGGCGGGAGCGCAGCGCGTCGCGGCTCTGCTCGCGCACGTCCCGCCCGTCCACCCGGATCGTGCCGGCCGTAGTCTCGTAGAACCGCTCGACCAGCGCCAGCAGCGTGGACTTGCCCGCGCCGGACGGGCCGACCAGCGCGGTCCGCGTCCCGTAGGGCACGGTGAAACTGACGTCGCCCAGCACCGGCCCGTCCGCCGCCGGATAGGCAAAACCCACACCCTCGAACTCCACCGCGGTACGGCCGGAGACCGGATCGTTCCGGCCGGCCGCCGCCTCGGCCCGGCCGGCGCCGTGCTCCTCCGCCGGGATGCGCAGCACCTCCTCGATCCGCTCCAGCGCGCCGAGGCCGGTCTGCAGCTGCGTATAGGCCCCGATCGCCTGCCCGAGCGGCATCACCAGGAAGAACAGGAAGAGGATGAACGCCACCAGGTCGCCGACCGTGATGTCACCGGCCGCGACGCGCGCGCCGCCCACGCCGAGCACCGCCAGGAACGCGCCCTGGGTGGCCGTGGTCGCCACCGGGGAGATCAGCGCCTGCAGCCGGGCCACCCGCAGGCCCGCCGCATAGGCCCCCTCGGCGCTGGCCACCACGAGGTCGGCCTCGCGCCCCTCGGCCCGGGCCGCGCGGATCGTGCGCGCGGCGGAGATCGCCCGCTCCACGGTGGACGTCATCTCGCCGATGCGGGCCTGGGTGGCGCGGGACAGCGCGCGCACCCGCCGGGACGCGGTGATCGCGATGCCCATGCCGAGCGTCAGCGCGAGCAGCGTGACGCCGAGCAGCAGCGGGTCGAGCAGCGCCATCGCGCCGATCGCGCCGACCACCATCACGGCGCCGGCCGCGATGTCGAACAGGCCGGACGTGACGACCGCGCGCAGCAGCGTGGTGTCCGCGCCGACACGGGAGAGCAGGTCGCCGGTGCGCCGTGCGTCGTACTCCGCGATGGGCAGGCGCAGCAGGTGGTGGGCGAGGCGGCGGCGGGTGCCGAGCACCACGCCCTCGGCCGTGCGTTGCAACAGGAAGTCCCGGACCGCGTTGATGCCGGCGGCCGCGAGCACCAGCACGGCCAGCAGTGCGACCAGGCCGCCGACCGACTCGGACGCGCCGATCGCGTCCAGCAGGTCGCGGGTGAGCAGCGGCTGGACCAGCGAGGCGGCCGCACCCAGCATGGACAGCACCGCGACGAGCGCGAGCGTGGGCCAGTGCGAGCGCAGGTGGGGCGCGAGCGCGCGCAGCCCGACCGGTGGTGTGGTCTCCCCCGTCATGCGGTCAACGCTAGCCAGGAAGGCCCGGATCGGCCCTCCGCCCTCAGCGAAAACTCAGGTACTCCGCGCGACCGAGATGGCACACATAGCTACATAATTACGGATTGTTTCGGCTTC
Coding sequences within it:
- a CDS encoding ferric reductase-like transmembrane domain-containing protein; amino-acid sequence: MAKRKQVQRSTRETGPAVAPADGEKKKGMSAGMSWLIIGLGVVASLWAIGALTNAGVVPAAYLFAYLDFYAGVVVLVSLSITVMVGLAATDRLILTPRHRVLVQGVHRTTGTIAVSFLLLHVMVKILEAHASFIDLVIPFMNPNTLYVGMGTIAAWCLVGTFWSGIARVKFAGKGKPWMWRAVHSIGYLAWPPALGHGLLAGRAAATWVVVSYILCVVGVVIAMLVRVAGVYNKRISQPKAVPSAAKAAGKAQAGPLEAANGARATSNRPMYRGAVRNQPSAEESLSAPRGAAWGGFSDTGAEQRRQRQSPLPVNALEETQLMNKISRDVVEEAEELVQAAARRAPATATLDEDLIETRPVRRAPAPREPEPVDDYEDEAPRRTARRPLVPELVEEEEAPPVRRPRRTEDDYDEAPAPVRRAGRDPEPEFDDEFEDEAPAPRRTRRPAAEAPAKPAPRRSRRTEDEEEFGEAQISAAATPPRRTRRAVEEPEETAAPRRARRAASEEDDDAYVTGEYETVSRRGRRAATADEEDEVAAATAPRRARRAAEVEDEEDEVAIATRPRRARRAAEEDEEEDARPRRSHRATEDAEPEVAEVTGPRRARRVPAVPEQEEEAAVDEYWRPPANPVSRYEEETPRPDFNGDDTPTLVDLTARRAARSARPAKEAKTRRPGRAAADEVSDDEFWARMRGEAK
- the secA2 gene encoding accessory Sec system translocase SecA2 gives rise to the protein MGVSSRLKSRFQKFLQRPGTTVDLAPLQKRLTAVEALEEELKELDDAELTERAGEADEVVEICAIGREAARRGLDQRPYDEQVLGVMALLSGKVAEMATGEGKTLTAAIAAYGHVRQGRGPVHVLTVNDYLAARDADWMRPILTLLGLTVGSVTEASTPEERREAYGCDVTYVSVSEAGFDYLRDQLVVDIADRVQRELSTAIVDEADSILIDEARVPMVLAGTVPGEQDPVHAAASLVKGLRRNVDYEIAEDGRSVAFTTEGTEKIEKKLDGIDLYADENFDQLAALNVALHAHALLHRDIDYIVRDGAVELVDESRGRVAQRRRWPDGLQAAVEAKEGLTATSEGEVLQTITVQSFIALYTTVCGMTATAVLVGDQLREFFKLEVAVIPPHKPNIREDLSDRILATRQEKEDALVKEIQEAHETGRPVLIGTRDVKESESLAAALEAAGVPCVVLNAKNDAEEAAIIAEAGKRGAVTVSTQMAGRGVDIRLGGSDEADHDEVAELGGLYMIGTGRFDSGRIDDQLRGRAGRQGDPGTSVFYGSLEDDLIVRNAGDMIPPSPHMDMAGVVTDERVDYAVGHAQRVAEGVGHEIHRNTWRYNVVIEQQRVALSERRERLLTTDVAADMLKSKFPDETEEIDDEVLSKISRSIALYHLDRLWAEHLSYLSEVREGVHLRALGKLDPLDEFHRAAVPAFGKIMPEIEDRTVDTFAEIDEVTDTWEPAQANLVRPSATWTYLVHDNPFGSELDRLIAAVGRRLVAGGR
- a CDS encoding ABC transporter ATP-binding protein, whose translation is MTGETTPPVGLRALAPHLRSHWPTLALVAVLSMLGAAASLVQPLLTRDLLDAIGASESVGGLVALLAVLVLAAAGINAVRDFLLQRTAEGVVLGTRRRLAHHLLRLPIAEYDARRTGDLLSRVGADTTLLRAVVTSGLFDIAAGAVMVVGAIGAMALLDPLLLGVTLLALTLGMGIAITASRRVRALSRATQARIGEMTSTVERAISAARTIRAARAEGREADLVVASAEGAYAAGLRVARLQALISPVATTATQGAFLAVLGVGGARVAAGDITVGDLVAFILFLFFLVMPLGQAIGAYTQLQTGLGALERIEEVLRIPAEEHGAGRAEAAAGRNDPVSGRTAVEFEGVGFAYPAADGPVLGDVSFTVPYGTRTALVGPSGAGKSTLLALVERFYETTAGTIRVDGRDVREQSRDALRSRLGYVEQEAPVLAGTIRENLLLAAPETDDARLLAVLESVNLTGIVTRAGAGLDAQVGEGGVLLSGGERQRLAIARALLTDAPILLMDEPTSNLDARNEAALRRAIDAAAETRTLLVVAHRLSTVVESDQIVVMESGRVVATGRHEELVDSSPLYRELAAHQLLVPEAEPSVGSGVGGRGGSGADLADAPHHSAP